The following are encoded in a window of Haloarcula halophila genomic DNA:
- a CDS encoding DUF4013 domain-containing protein, producing the protein MFKEALTYPRESDDVLKTTVIGGVLLFFSFLLVPLFVVVGYLLNVLRSVMDGDEELPVFEDWGALAVDGLKASVIGFVYSLVPASIAVVAVLGGIMSLGLGNGSAGSGLVASLIALVAVLAIAAVSLAIAYVLPAAIVAYVRTDSMSAAFSVPEIRRLAFSRTYATGWAVAFGISLLSGVVIGLLNAVVIGAVLAPFVTFYANVAGAHAIASAVREMPAVAESPETPAGQPMA; encoded by the coding sequence ATGTTCAAAGAAGCACTAACCTATCCGCGCGAGAGCGACGACGTACTGAAGACGACGGTCATCGGCGGCGTGTTGCTGTTCTTCAGCTTCCTGCTGGTCCCGTTGTTCGTTGTGGTCGGCTACCTCCTGAACGTCCTCCGGTCGGTCATGGACGGCGACGAGGAACTGCCGGTGTTCGAAGACTGGGGTGCCCTCGCGGTTGACGGGCTGAAGGCCTCGGTCATCGGGTTCGTCTACTCGCTCGTCCCGGCGTCGATCGCCGTCGTCGCGGTGCTGGGCGGAATCATGTCGCTCGGACTCGGGAACGGCAGCGCAGGCAGTGGCCTCGTGGCCTCCCTGATCGCGCTGGTCGCGGTCCTGGCCATCGCCGCCGTCTCGCTCGCGATCGCCTACGTCCTCCCGGCGGCTATCGTGGCCTACGTTCGGACCGACAGCATGAGTGCGGCGTTCTCGGTCCCCGAGATCCGCCGGCTGGCCTTCAGCCGGACCTACGCCACTGGCTGGGCCGTCGCATTCGGGATCAGTCTACTCAGTGGTGTCGTCATCGGCCTGCTCAACGCCGTCGTCATCGGCGCCGTGTTAGCCCCCTTCGTGACCTTCTACGCGAACGTCGCGGGGGCTCACGCTATCGCCAGCGCGGTCCGCGAGATGCCCGCCGTCGCGGAGTCGCCCGAGACCCCCGCCGGCCAGCCGATGGCCTGA
- a CDS encoding mRNA surveillance protein pelota, which yields MQIKSREATGEGRERVEVVPETLDDLWHLSYIVEPGDHVSGDTTRRIQRNDDNLRDKGGEREHMWLKIEVTDVEFAKFANRLRVGGEIVDCSREDQLGFHHTLNVEEHTELEIEKHWKPDQNDRLEEAVESTDNPDVAIATVEEGEAHVHTVAQYGTEERASITSTTGKGDYARPRTELFAELADVLKRQDVDAYILAGPGFTKQDALDYFAEEIPEVAEQITVVDTASVGDRGVHEVLKRGAVEDVQQQTRIAEEADLIDELMERIGQGSEVAYGPEEVAKAADYGAIETLLVLDERLRAERAGEGEWDVDVDHLIETTEQKGGSVTVFSAEFAPGQQLSNLGGIAALLRYRLD from the coding sequence ATGCAGATCAAGAGCCGGGAGGCCACCGGCGAGGGTCGCGAGCGCGTCGAGGTGGTCCCCGAGACGCTCGACGACCTCTGGCATCTCTCGTATATCGTCGAGCCCGGCGACCACGTCTCCGGGGATACGACGCGGCGCATCCAGCGCAACGACGACAACCTCCGCGACAAAGGCGGCGAGCGCGAACACATGTGGCTGAAGATCGAGGTCACCGACGTCGAGTTCGCGAAGTTCGCGAACCGACTGCGGGTCGGCGGCGAGATCGTCGACTGCTCGCGCGAGGACCAACTGGGTTTTCACCACACACTCAACGTCGAGGAACACACCGAACTGGAGATCGAGAAGCACTGGAAGCCGGACCAGAACGACCGCTTGGAGGAGGCCGTCGAGTCGACGGACAACCCCGACGTGGCGATCGCGACCGTCGAGGAGGGGGAAGCACACGTCCACACGGTCGCTCAGTACGGCACCGAGGAACGGGCTTCGATCACCTCGACGACGGGGAAAGGCGACTACGCCCGCCCGCGGACCGAACTGTTCGCGGAACTGGCCGACGTGTTGAAACGCCAGGACGTCGACGCGTACATCTTGGCCGGTCCGGGCTTTACCAAACAGGACGCGCTGGACTACTTCGCCGAGGAGATCCCCGAGGTCGCCGAACAGATCACCGTCGTCGACACGGCGAGTGTCGGTGACCGCGGGGTTCACGAGGTACTCAAACGCGGTGCCGTCGAGGACGTCCAGCAACAGACCCGCATCGCCGAGGAAGCGGACCTCATCGACGAACTGATGGAACGGATCGGGCAGGGAAGCGAAGTCGCCTACGGCCCCGAGGAGGTCGCGAAGGCGGCCGACTACGGCGCCATCGAGACGCTCCTGGTGCTCGACGAACGACTCAGGGCCGAACGGGCCGGCGAGGGCGAGTGGGACGTAGACGTCGACCACCTCATCGAGACCACCGAACAGAAGGGCGGCTCGGTGACGGTGTTCTCCGCGGAGTTCGCACCAGGCCAGCAGCTGTCGAACCTCGGCGGGATCGCCGCGTTGCTCCGGTATCGGCTCGACTGA
- a CDS encoding ATP-binding protein encodes MSFEEQPDFARQVADLNKYGQALNRCETVEEVVSLTLEAMSLLFDLSYSTFVEARDGELRVVHSTNPQFTPGDQPSETAQRALESGETIVETGVSAGVADHSDVTATLAVPAQMADEVAAVLVARSTSENAFGDEHSRPLEILASHAATAISNIRSRERLERARQDLETRKEMIELYDRLLRHDLGNDLQIITGFADAVEAQVDGQTAEYAGKIQRAARNSADLIKRVGDLVSTLEQQDEPEPRDLEAILAATVSQAEDTHGGLSIEFDPAEFEHRVYGGELLDSVFTNLISNAAVHNDGDVFVELAAATPTPDEVVVRVADDGRGIDPEIREDLFEMGAKGPESNGSGFGLGFVRALTESYGGSVTVAESGHGGAEFRVTLQRV; translated from the coding sequence ATGTCATTCGAGGAGCAACCAGATTTCGCACGACAGGTCGCCGATCTGAACAAATACGGTCAGGCGCTCAACCGCTGCGAGACCGTCGAGGAGGTCGTTTCGCTGACGCTCGAAGCGATGTCACTGCTCTTCGATCTCTCCTACTCGACGTTCGTAGAAGCTCGTGACGGCGAACTCCGGGTCGTCCACAGTACGAATCCACAGTTCACGCCGGGGGATCAGCCGAGCGAGACCGCCCAGCGTGCCCTTGAGTCCGGTGAGACGATCGTCGAAACCGGTGTTTCCGCCGGCGTAGCCGACCACTCGGACGTCACTGCGACGCTTGCGGTCCCGGCCCAGATGGCAGACGAAGTCGCTGCGGTATTGGTCGCCCGGTCGACCTCGGAGAACGCCTTCGGCGACGAACACAGCCGCCCTCTCGAAATCCTGGCTTCCCACGCGGCGACGGCGATCAGCAACATCCGGTCGCGCGAGCGACTCGAACGTGCCCGCCAGGACTTAGAGACGCGAAAGGAGATGATCGAGTTGTACGACCGACTGCTCCGTCACGACCTCGGCAACGATCTCCAGATCATCACGGGGTTTGCCGACGCAGTCGAGGCCCAGGTCGACGGGCAGACTGCCGAGTACGCCGGCAAGATACAACGGGCCGCCCGCAACTCCGCGGACCTCATCAAGCGGGTCGGCGATCTCGTCTCGACGCTCGAACAACAGGACGAACCGGAGCCCCGCGACCTCGAGGCGATCCTCGCGGCGACCGTCTCCCAGGCAGAGGACACCCACGGTGGGCTCTCGATCGAGTTCGATCCCGCGGAGTTCGAACATCGTGTCTACGGCGGTGAACTGCTCGACTCCGTGTTCACGAACCTGATCTCGAACGCAGCCGTCCACAACGACGGCGACGTGTTCGTCGAGCTAGCTGCCGCGACGCCGACGCCGGACGAAGTCGTCGTCCGCGTGGCCGACGACGGGCGCGGTATCGATCCGGAGATCCGGGAAGACCTCTTCGAGATGGGTGCGAAAGGCCCCGAAAGCAACGGGAGCGGGTTCGGACTCGGGTTCGTCCGGGCGCTCACCGAGTCCTACGGCGGCAGTGTCACCGTCGCCGAGAGCGGGCACGGCGGCGCGGAGTTTCGCGTCACGCTCCAGCGCGTCTAA
- a CDS encoding MBL fold metallo-hydrolase, whose protein sequence is MQLTVLGTGSAMPTGTRAQSGYLLQDGDNTLLVDCGSGVLNALARTATGYEGVDTVLLTHHHLDHVSDLAVLMKARWLAGETTLTVVGPPGTSALVEETLAVHDYMQDRLDLMLRDRTPGAFDLAGFSVESREGQHSMQCFAYRLRPATGGPSVVLSGDTEADSELIEFADGAAVLVHDCSFPDDVDVSNHPTPTTLGQALAAADADIGRVYLTHLYPHTEGRHEEMLSSLADHYDGQVAFAEDGLTVRVDDA, encoded by the coding sequence ATGCAACTGACGGTTCTCGGTACGGGGAGTGCGATGCCGACGGGGACACGCGCACAGTCCGGCTATCTGCTTCAGGACGGCGACAACACGCTGCTCGTCGATTGCGGGAGCGGTGTCCTGAACGCGCTGGCCCGTACAGCTACCGGGTACGAGGGCGTCGACACGGTGCTGTTGACCCACCATCATCTGGACCACGTGAGCGATCTGGCCGTCCTGATGAAGGCCCGCTGGCTCGCCGGGGAGACGACCCTGACGGTCGTCGGCCCGCCCGGAACGAGCGCGCTCGTCGAGGAGACGCTCGCGGTCCACGACTACATGCAGGACCGACTCGACCTGATGCTGCGGGATCGGACACCGGGTGCGTTCGACCTCGCGGGCTTCTCCGTCGAGTCGAGGGAGGGCCAGCACTCGATGCAGTGTTTCGCCTACCGGCTTCGGCCCGCGACTGGTGGTCCGAGCGTCGTCCTGAGCGGCGACACCGAGGCCGACTCGGAGTTGATCGAGTTCGCAGACGGGGCGGCCGTTCTGGTCCACGACTGCTCGTTCCCCGACGACGTCGACGTCTCCAACCACCCGACGCCGACGACACTCGGCCAGGCCTTGGCCGCCGCTGATGCGGACATCGGCCGAGTCTACCTGACGCACCTCTATCCACACACGGAGGGGCGCCACGAGGAGATGCTGTCGTCCCTGGCGGATCACTACGACGGACAGGTAGCGTTCGCTGAGGACGGCCTGACGGTCCGTGTCGACGACGCTTAG
- a CDS encoding ArsR/SmtB family transcription factor, with protein MSLLPSRGPDASTSQEGELEIVGVDEDVSAVLDALSSDTAREILNTVYEDPGTPSELADRLGMSIQKVSYHLEKLEEEELITVAGTRYSEKGQEMKVYEPPEDPLVLFVGTRERKRSLRSLVKRLVPVVGLLTATSFVIELLLGNFPLPFGLSSSGGEDAGPQSSGDAGSQSGGDGGGVDLRSQGTDSSDSGGNVTIQEEPTPATTAEPQTTAGDGGGGISIAEATETATPEATGTPAEYQLDAATEVARTAASDGGTALSLSPGLAFFLGGLLVLAIVTVAWAYGERV; from the coding sequence ATGTCGCTGTTGCCCTCCAGAGGCCCCGACGCCAGTACGTCCCAAGAGGGGGAGCTGGAGATCGTCGGTGTCGACGAAGACGTCTCCGCCGTCCTCGACGCGCTCTCTTCGGACACGGCACGCGAGATCCTCAATACGGTTTACGAGGACCCGGGCACGCCGTCGGAGCTGGCCGACCGGCTCGGGATGTCGATCCAGAAGGTCTCCTACCACCTGGAGAAACTCGAAGAGGAAGAGCTGATCACTGTCGCTGGGACACGCTACTCGGAGAAGGGCCAGGAGATGAAGGTGTACGAACCGCCCGAGGACCCGCTCGTCCTGTTCGTCGGCACGCGCGAGCGGAAACGCTCGCTGCGCTCGCTCGTCAAGCGCCTCGTCCCCGTCGTCGGACTGCTCACCGCCACCAGTTTCGTCATCGAGTTGCTACTGGGTAACTTCCCGCTCCCGTTCGGGCTGTCCAGCAGCGGTGGTGAGGACGCCGGGCCACAGTCCAGCGGTGACGCCGGCAGCCAGTCGGGTGGTGACGGTGGCGGCGTCGACCTCAGAAGTCAGGGGACTGACTCGTCGGACTCCGGTGGAAACGTCACGATCCAGGAGGAACCGACACCTGCCACGACTGCGGAACCACAGACGACCGCTGGCGACGGCGGTGGTGGGATCAGTATCGCCGAGGCGACGGAGACGGCGACGCCCGAGGCGACTGGAACCCCCGCCGAGTACCAACTCGACGCCGCGACCGAAGTCGCCCGGACGGCCGCCTCGGACGGCGGAACGGCCCTGTCGCTCTCGCCGGGACTGGCCTTCTTTCTCGGGGGACTGCTCGTCCTGGCTATCGTCACCGTGGCCTGGGCCTACGGCGAGCGGGTCTGA